Part of the Methanolobus chelungpuianus genome is shown below.
GCTTTGTATTCTGTATCTCGATTATCCCTTTGTCCTTCAGCTTGGTGATCACGCCGTACACTGCAGAGCGCGGGATGCCGGAAAGCGCATGAATATCCGCTGCAGTCCCGCTCCCATACCGTGTGAGTGCTATAAGCACTTTCGCCTCGTAGGAAGTAAGGCCGAGCTGTTGAAGTGATTCTATCAGTTCATTCATTACCATGTTTAGCTGTCGTTAATTTATTTATTGTTTCTCTTCCTTTTTGAGACCATGTAAGCGGGTGTGCCTATAATGCCCACCATTAACATAAGCCCGGTTATTGTGGTTGCGTTGTCCTTCACCTTCTCTCCTAGGGGAGTGGCCGGACCGACATCCGCAGTCACCTTGAGGGCATCAGAGTACTGACTCTTGTCGTGTACGTCCTTATATTTGACCTCGCTGCTGATCGAGTATTCCTTTGGGGTTGCATCAGCTGCAACATTTACCACGAACGTCGCATTTCTGGACTCGCTTGGCCGCATGTCCCCGAGATAGGCCTGGTCATCTGTTGTGGTGAATGGATCGACTACGCTTATCCTTGCAATACATTCCCTGGCTAGCTGGTCTCCTGTGTTCATATATGTGACAGTGATCGTTTCCCTGTCGCCCGCCTGCAGGTCTGATTCGGTGTGCAGCACCTTGAAGTATGGTTCCTCCTCGATAACTATCGGCAGGTACATGGTCTGGTTGAGGTCCTCATACCAGTAGTATGTATCGCCGTAGGGAGGGGTGACAGCCGAATCTCTCTGGTGCCTGTAGGCTATATCCAGCCGGAGTGTATATGTGCCTGCTTTTGCATTGTCATATATCTCGATGGGGAAGGCTGCAGGTGATGCAAGGGACTTGCCTGTGCTCAGTGAGCCCAGCAGCAGGGTATCAAGCTTTATCTTTATGGGGGCGTCCTGGTCAACCAGTGAAAGTGTGGCGGTCATGGAATCTGCTGTCGTGATGGCCCTGTCCGAGAGAAGTTCGGCGGACATAAAACTGCGGGTAAGACTCTCACCGTACTGGGCGATGTCATCATCTATCTCTTTCTGGTCCGCTTCATAGCCCGTGATCTGGCCGTTGTTCATTACATTAACGTAAAGGACGGCACTCTCTCCTCTCTGGAACACCTTGTCACATGCAAGGTTTGCCTTCAGGTTGGGAGCTCCGTACACATCGTAGTAATCACTTGCAATTTCAGAGACGACCTCCTCGTTTATTCCTGCAGATGCTACCTGCATATAACTTAGCAGGAGTATCGTGATCATAAGCAGCTTTACATTTTTAATTGGTATCATATACTCACCTTATTATTCTCTAGATGTTTTTCTGATGTCTTGCGGGCTGATCTCCAGCTGTCCAGGTTGACCATTATGGGTGGCAGGACAACGATCGTGCTGAACAGGGAGAAAGCCACGGCTATTACTGTAACTATTCCAAAATCGCGTATCATCGGGAACGACGAGATGATGAGGGCTGAAAAGCCGAAGATCACGGTGAAGCCGGATGCAAGGATCGCAGGTCCTACCTTGGAGGCAGCCGTCTCCATTGCATCAAAAGGCTCCAGTCCTTTCTCACGCTCCTCGAAATAGCGCTCCAGCATAAGTATCGTGAATTCGGCGCCTATTCCTATGGCAAGGGCGCCCAGGGTGGCTGTCAGAGGATTATATTTCATGTCCAGAAGATACATCACACCTCCAAGCCATCCGGTTACCATCACTATAGGCAGTATTGTTGCCAGGGATTTCATCCAGTCCCTGTAGATGACAAGCATACCGATGAAGATTATAGCCATACCCAGGTAACCCATGGCTGTCCTTCCGGATGTCAGGGCGCCTATGATAGAAGTGGATGTGACCTTTGACCCCGTTACGGTCACGGTGACTCCGGGAGGCGGTGCGTACCACTGTAGGTCGTTCTCAACCTTATAGATGGTACTTGCGACCTGGGTTGATGTTAGTTCGCTCTCGAGATTGAGGTTGAGGACACCAAGGTTACTACCTTCGATATACCGGTCAGTCACTATCGGGGACATGCCATCGGTAATTGAGACAATGGTATCCCTGTCCGCAGGCACCGAACCATAGGCTGAATAGATCAGCGAACCGATGCTGCTCGATCCTGTGATATGGGAGTGCCTTTCTTCTTCCAGTTCCCCGAAATCGACCATCCACTGTATCAGGTCCGGGTCCAGGATGTCATCGGCTCTGATAATGACATTGATCTGGTCAGAGCCGCCCATTATCCTGTTCAGTTTGTTCAGATCCTGCAGCGCTTCCATATCCTGCGGAACGAAATCCTTGGTATCGGTCTGCACTCCCACATGTTCGTCAAAATACAGTCCTGCAACTGCCAGGATAGCCGCAAGTGCAATCACGACTGCAGGATGTCTTGCAGTCAGGAGGGATGTCCTGGAAAGGAATTGCCCGAAGGATGAGCCTGCCTCCTTTTTCTGCTTTTCAGGATCGTCTCCTCCATTGCATTTCTTCTTCACAGCCCTCCTGTCAAGGATATACAGCAGGGGAACGAGTACGAACATGGAGACAAGATAACACAGTATGGCTCCTACAAGGCTCATCTTTCCGAAGTCCTGTATCATCGGGACCGGTGAGATGAAAAGGGCAATAAATCCCAGTGAGGTTGCCGCCACTGCAGTTCCCACTGCAGGGCCTGTGTGCTTGATCGTGTCGATGATGGCCTCTTCGACACACTCCCCCTTCGCAAGTTCTTCCTCCACACGGTTGTGGAACTGAATGGCGTAGTCGGCGCCAAGCCCTATGAGTATGGGGAATACTGCCATGGATGCCATGGTCATCGGGATGCTCAGGAATCCCATGGCCCCAAAGGTCCAGATCAGTCCTATAACGACTACGGGTATCGGAAGCAAGCACCACCTGACATGGCGGAATACCATGAGCAGTGCGAATATCATCAGGATGAAGGCAAGAGCAAGCATGCTGGTGAGGCTCGAGCTCATTTCCTCGGACATTGCTATGACGAAAGCAGGCTCACCTGTTGCAGTGGCAGTTGTCCCTGCAGGGAAGTCCACCACTCGCAGGGTCCTCTCGACCTCTGCCAGAAGCCTCTTCTTGTTGGTCTCGTCGATGTTTCCCGGCATCTGGATCATGATTATGGCATGCTGCTCATCAGGCATCAGCTGCTCGACATATGCTTCCGGCAGATAGCTCCTGAGGGCATCTATGGTGACATCGCCGGGTATCTCGGAACGTCCAGTTGCAGAGTAGCTTGCGCTTTTGATAAGCGTTGCTACGCTCATCGTATTCTCAACGTCCTTGTCCCTTTGAATGATCAGTTCGAAGTTATCAATGGCCCTGAGTACCTCTGCATCCAGCACCTTGTCCGATTCCACCAGAACGACTATCACTTCGCTGCCGAAGTTCTGCTTGTACAGGTGATCATAATTCTGGTAGGTCTCCGAATCCTTCTTCACGAACGTATCGGTACCGCTCTTGTGCTCGATCATGCCTGCACCATAAAGAGACACGAACATCAAGACGATAGCTAACAGAACAATTAGCTTGGGGCTTTTCTCGATTAGTTCCCCTATTTTTTTATAGATTGTTTTTGCAGACATAAGCAGTCAGTAGTAGAGTACTAACAAAATAAATAGTTAATGCATAACAACAGAATATCAGGAATGTGTAACTGCCCATATTTGACAAAAATCATGAATTTTTTTAAAGATGCTGCTGAGAACAGCTTGATAAAAATGACGCTAAAATAAAAGTGACTACATTTTCCTGCTCTTACCTGAGGATATATTTCAGATCATATGATATGATTGGGTATGCGAACACGGTAGACCTGAGCTGCGTTGCAGTCACGCCGCAGTTCATGGCGACTGCAAATATATTTATGAGTTCCTCCGCCTCAGGGGCGAGGATGTGAGCTCCCAGTATCCTGTCAGTAGCTTCATCTATGATGACTTTGGATGCCGTGTTCCTGAGTTTCATCCTCTTTGTAAAGAATCATTGTTCCATATCGTGGAAAAGCACTTTCTGACCGGAGGATGATTCTTTCTCTGAGGTCCCGACACCCGCGAGAGGAGGGATAGTGAACAAGGCTGACGGTATCATACTATAATCGGCAGTGTACCTGTTCCTGCCTATGATATTGCCTGCGGCGATATCTGCCTGCATACTTACTGCAGGGATAAGGAGAGGTCCGGAGCGTATGCAGTCGCCTGCAGCATAGACCCTTGGATTTGAGACGCTCTGGAAGTATTCGTTAAGGGCGATATTGCCCATCTCCAGTGCAACATTAGCTTTTTCAAGTTGCAGCTCCTCAAGGGCCGGCACCCTTCCGAGGCCGTATGTTATGGGCGTCAACTATGCTGGCCACACCTGTGAGCACTTTTTTAGGAACGCATCCCCGGAGGGCACAGGTCCCGCCTAACTCCCGGCAGTCAGCTATCCCTACTTTCATTCCCGAGTCCCTCCGCCTATATGCAAAAGTGGTCCCTGCAGCTCCTGTTCCTATTATAAAAGCGTTGTAAATGTCTGTCATTTCCCTCTCCCTTAAAAGGGTTTTTTTACTGCTATTTATTTCTTGTCCGGGGGAGGATTGGCAGCATCGGCTTTATATTGTATGAGGTTGTTTGACTATCATAGTTCGATTGCTCAGGAATTCAATAAAGGGTTAGTACATTTGTATCTGCTTCTTTTAAAGATTACTCGGACAATTAGAGTTAGTCGTATCATAATGAGATATCTGGATAATTCCGGGTAAACCCCATCATGCGAATATTCTCGATCTCGGCTCTGCTGAGCGAACTAAATGCAATATATAAGGAGACAAAAAATATGGGATTCAATGACAGAGGCGGAAACAGCAGAGGCGGAAACAGGGGCGGCAGCGGTGGCTTTAGAGGCGGCGGAAGCGGTGGTTTCAGGCCAAGCGGTCCGAGAGAGATGCACAAGGCAACCTGCTCCGACTGCAAACAGGAAACTGAGGTTCCTTTCGTGCCATCCGGTGACAGGCCTGTATACTGCAGGGAATGCTACCAGAAGCACAGACCGGCAAGATATTAGAATTGATGTAATACCTCTATTCTAAAGTATTTACAAAAGGCAGGCATGCAGGACCGCTTTGGCTGGTCCGTGCCTGTCTGATATTTTGCAATTGTTTTTTCTCAGGTAAAGGCATTATAATCATCCTTGAACTGAAACCTGGTTTGAGATTGTCCTGACTCTTCTGTTGTGCTTGATTTGCTTGTTGTACTTAGTCCGTTTACTTATATCAGAACGAGTTGAGCCATAGCGTACAATTAATAAAGGATTAGAAGCCCCGGGCGTGATTTGAACACGCGGCCTAGTGATTACAAGTCACTCGCTCTGCCGGGCTGAGCCACCGAGGCATTCTGTCAGAAATGTGCTCCGCACTTATTTATGCGATGCACTCCCTTACATAGCATGATAGCAGATAAATTTTATGGTTATCCGGGACCGGAGGTGTCCTATGTGGCGTGAGATATCCAGGATAGGTAAAAAACTTGTGGACAGCGGGCTAGTGGAATCCCACTTCGGGAACATCAGTGTAAGGGTAGGGAACCGGATGGTGATCACACGCAGCGGCAGTGCCCTGGATGAGATAGGCGAGGATAGTGTGGTCGAGGTCAGGCTTGATGGCACCTGCGCCCTGGATATCATAGCATCCTCCGAAACTATCGTGCACAGGGCCATCTATAAGAATACCCATGCCCTTGCCATTGTGCATGCGCACTGTCCCTTTGCTGTCGTTATGTCCCTGCTCGCGCATGAGGATTCTGTCCGGCCGGCAGACAGTGAAGGGCAATACTTCCTGGGCAATATCCCTATCGTAAGGGGCGGCATCGGCTCGGAGGAGCTTGCCGCCAACATGTCCCAGGCGCTCGCTTCCCATAAGGCGGCCATCCTGTACAGCCACGGGACCTTCGCCATCGGGCGTGTGCTGGACGAAGCGTATGTTCTCACAACCCAGGTGGAGCACTCCTGCAAGATCAGATACTGGTACGACCTGGCAACCAAAACTCAGGCTCCTGTCACTCCCTGACTCTGGAAAGGATTAAATCGGAATAGAAGACATTTGGTACAATATTCATGACCTCTAACGCCCTCAGACCGCTTGCCCTCAAATACCTTGAACCAATGGCAAGAGCAGCAGCAGACGCAGGCTTATCTCCTAACTCGGTTTCCATCCTGTCACTTCTGTTTGCCGCTATCTCAGGTCTGCTATTCTATTATTCCGGTCGTGATCCGGAGTCAGGCCCACTGCTGGTACTTGCCGCAGGCACACTGGTAGCACTCAACTCCCTGCTCGATGCAATGGACGGCGTGATGGCGCGCTACATGGGAGTATCAAGCCCGAAGGGCGACTTTCTGGACCATGTCATTGACCGCTATGCAGACTCTTTTATAATATGCGGTATTTTCTTCGGAGGCCACGTACAGTGGCAGATAGGGGTCATAACTATCGTGGGTGTCCTCATAACAAGCTACCTGGGAACCCAGGCGCAGGCGCTTAACCTGGGGAGATACTACGGCGGCATAATCGGAAGGGCTGACCGCCTTATACTTATAATGCTGGCCACACTGGTGTATGCCCTGTATCCGGCCCCGGTCCATGGCCTGTCCATCCTTGGCTGGATCATACTGGTAATAGGTGTGGGTAGCCACATAACTGCATTCCAGAGGATATTCTACATCTGGAAGCAACTCAATGCACCTGTATCGGATGCCGGCCAGAAGGATTGAACCGGCAACAATACAGTTCAAATCGGTAAGGAGCGTTCTTTCCCTAATGGACAAGAGATACGAATATCTGGAACACACGGCGGATGCCAGATTCAGGGCTTACGGAGAGTCCCTCGAAGAAGCTTTTGAGAATGCAGCGTATGCCATGTTCAATGTCATGATAGACACTTCAACAGTTTCGGCAGAAACCTCCTATGAAATAGAGCTGACCTCGGAGGATATTGAAGGCCTGCTGTTCAACTGGCTATCGGAAATACTGTTTGTTTTTGAGGTTGAGAGCCTTGCTTTTGCAAAATTTGCAGTTGACAGGCTTGAGCAGGATAAAGATAACTTCAGGCTTGTAGCAAGGGCCCTGGGAGAGGAGATCGATCTTTCCAGGCACAGGTTCGGCACCGAGGTCAAAGCGGCCACATATAATGACATGAGAATAGAGAGAACGCCTGAAGGCTGGATGATACAGGCAACAGTCGACACATGACAATTGTGTTCTCTGTCTTCGTCTCCATGGAGGGCCCTGCCGGCGGCCTGCACTTTTAGGTACGCAGGCGATTGTTATCCATTCACTCTATCATCAACATGTTCATACGTTTACAGCATATAGTTCAAATCACACACTTTTACCAAGAGGAAAGATCAATGTCAGAGGAAACTGAAATCTCAGTATTTGATATACTTATAAAAATAGATGATAACACCTGGGAGGTGCCGATAGGATACAAAGCTGGAATGCACGTTCCGGGGAGGATATTCGTATCAGGGCACCTGCTGGGCATCCTGGAAAAGGAGACCATCGACCAGGTGGCGAATGTCGCGATGCTGCCCGGCATACAGAAATATTCTATGGCAATGCCGGATGCCCACCTGGGATATGGTTTCTCTATAGGCGGCGTTGCTGCATTCGACAAGGAGAATGGGATCATCAGTCCCGGGGGAGTGGGCTTTGACATAAACTGCGGAGTTCGCCTTATACGCACCAACCTTCTGGAGAACGATGTGCGTCCGAAGCTCTCCCAGCTGCTTGATGACCTCTTCGAGGCCATTCCCACCGGGGTGGGTTCCAAGAGCCGCCTGAGGGTATCCGATGCAGAACTGGATGATATCTTCATTAACGGTGTCCAGTGGGCTGTGGATAAGGGATACGGCGTGAAGGAAGATCTTGACCACTGTGAAAGCGGAGGAAAGATACCCGGCGCAGATCCCTCCAAAGTAAGTGCCAAGGCCCGCAAGAGGGGAAGACCGCAGCTCGGGACGCTGGGAAGCGGCAACCACTTCCTGGAAGTGCAGTATGTGGATGAGATATACGACGAAGAGCTGGCCTCTGTTTTTGGCCTCCATAAAGGTCAGGTCACGTTCATGATCCACTGCGGATCACGCGGTGCCGGTCACCAGATATGCACGGACCACCTGCAGGTACTGACGCAAGCCTCAAGGAAATATAATATTGCCTTACCCGACAAACAGCTTGCATGTGCTCCGGCGCAGTCTCCCGAGGCACAGGACTACTTCAAGGCGATGCTGTGTGCCGCAAACTACGCATGGGTGAACAGGCATGTGATTATGCACTGGACCCGCGAAGTATTCGAGAAGACATTTGCAGAGGAGTTCGGCGACCTGGGCATGCATCTGGTCTATGATGTGGCGCATAATATCGCCAAGCTTGAAGAACACACAGTGGACGGGAAGAAGACAGAGGTTTATGTACATCGCAAGGGAGCTACCCGTGCCTTCTCACCGGGACATCCAGACCTCCCCGATGACTATCGTGTCACAGGCCAGCCGGTGATCATTCCCGGCAGTATGGGGACCGCGTCCTACGTGCTGTGCGGTACTAAAGAGTCAATGGAAATCAGCTTTGGAAGTGCATGCCATGGGGCAGGGCGCGTGATGAGCCGCAAGAGTGCAAAAAGTGAGCTCCATGGAGAGCAGGTCCGTGAGGAACTGAGCCTTAAGGGTATCCAGGTACGTGCCTCCCAGCCGTCCCTTATTGCAGAAGAGGCTCCCGAGGTCTACAAGTCCAGCAGTGAGGTGGTGGACGTTGTGCACGATCTGGGGATAGCCAAAAAAGTTGCAAAGCTTCTGCCTATGGGAGTGATCAAAGGTTAATGGTCCCGAAATAGGTCGGAGAAAACACGGTTGGTAAAGAAGACAATTCTGACCGGGTAGTCAGTCTTGGCTTCTACTCTTACTTTCTTACTTACTTTTGTTTTAAACTGCAGGCCAGGAACTAAAGAACTAATATAGGGCCACGCCTCAGCCACGATATTCTAAAGAGGATCAGAAGATGAGCAATGAGGAAACGAGAGTGTTTGAGGGGATGAATGGTTTTGCTTGGTTACAGTTACTATACCTTTGAATACAGCTACAAGCAGTTTTCTCGTTTCCTCAGGATATAATTGGTCATTATTATATATAAATCTGTTCGATATTCTTTATATACTATTTTTGATTTGCCCTTCATTTTCTGCCGAACGGACCGCTATGAATTTAATACTTATATCGTATTTATAGTTCCTATGCAGACAAATGATAAAAATCTTGCCAGGGTTCGCATAATGGCAGACTTCCAGTTTGGAAAGGGGTGTGGGGACATCCTTTTCCCCGACAGTGTCACTTTCAGGCTTTCAAAGACCAAGCGCGTAAGGCAGGTTTTCAATAGCAATGATCACATTGCAACAGTGCGTGCAAGCGACGGAATGTTCACTCTTGGAATTGAGGGTGCACGTAGTCTGCATGATTTCCTCCCCGGACCCCATAAGAGGGTTGTGGTATGCGAAGATGCTGTCCCTTTCGTGTCTCAGGGAAAGACCACCTTTGCAAAACACGTGACCTCAATAGATCCTGAGCTCCGGGCAGGCGATGAGGTCATTGTTGTAAGCGGCTCCGATGAACTGCTGGCAACCGGCCAACTGCTTCTCTCTCCTGAAGAGATCCTTGTTCTTGACAGGGGAATGGCTGTTGATGTCAGGCGTGGCAGGGATCAGGCATAGGTATGTATTAATATATCTGAACGTATTAAATATGAGAAAAATAATATAAGCAAAAGCTTATATTATGCACCAGAGCCATGAACCCGACAGAAGCAAGCCAGTCTCCGGAACGCGAGAGTACAGAAGGGGAAGTTTTCAAGACATTCGTTATCCCTGACAGGACACGGATGGAAGAACATACTATCGTCGTAGAAGGGGATGTGATCATAGGCAACCATTCCGAGATAAAGTACGGTATAATCTCCAACTCCGCCATACTCGGCGAAAGGGTGGAAGTGTCAGGAGACCTTATATCCAGATTTGATGTGAGGGTCGATATATGGTCCCATATCAGCGGTAATATCAAAACGGATACTAATGCCTACATCGGTGAGTTCGTCACCATAGACGGCAAATTGGTTGTAAAGGGAGATCTCGATGTCGGCAACGACGTCAAGATAAACGGAGGCTTTGAGGCCAAAGGCTGGATAGTGGTGCGTAATCCTGTTCCTGTCATTGTCTATCTTTATCTTTACATCAGTGAACTGTTAAGGCTTGGCAAGGACGAGGAAGTGGAAAAAGCCCTTAGCGAACTGTTCGATGATGAAGTTGGGGCTGTGAGTATCAACAGCATGATAATCCCGAATGGCTCCAGGATATCCATGGACTCCATCAGGGTGCCCTCAAAAGCACTTATCGGGAGTGGCTGCAGGCTTGTTGGTAACATACGTGCGACCTCCCTGGAAATGGCAAACGATACAACCCTTTATGGCAGCATCCGCACTATCCAGGACATCGCATTGGGTAAGAATAACATAATCCATGGGAATATTGTTTCAAGAGGCAATGTGTACATAAATGAAAAGACCCACGTGCTGGGTGAGATCAATGCACAGGCCATCAGGATCCACGAAAGCGCCCGTGTGGACGGCGTGATGCGTGCTTCAGGTGGTATTGTGTTCGAACGAGAGGAAGATAAAGTTCTCAGCGAAAAGGAACTGATGCAACTTAATATTTAATAGGATGTACCTGTTTAGGACTATGGTTAAAACGAATATTGAGGGCTGTTTATGAGCTCCAGTGAATTACTAGACTTTCTTGATCTTGTACTTCGGTTGTGCATTTTCCTGATGGCATTAATGATATCCAGTTTGCTTGTCAGGATAG
Proteins encoded:
- a CDS encoding COG1361 S-layer family protein; this translates as MIPIKNVKLLMITILLLSYMQVASAGINEEVVSEIASDYYDVYGAPNLKANLACDKVFQRGESAVLYVNVMNNGQITGYEADQKEIDDDIAQYGESLTRSFMSAELLSDRAITTADSMTATLSLVDQDAPIKIKLDTLLLGSLSTGKSLASPAAFPIEIYDNAKAGTYTLRLDIAYRHQRDSAVTPPYGDTYYWYEDLNQTMYLPIVIEEEPYFKVLHTESDLQAGDRETITVTYMNTGDQLARECIARISVVDPFTTTDDQAYLGDMRPSESRNATFVVNVAADATPKEYSISSEVKYKDVHDKSQYSDALKVTADVGPATPLGEKVKDNATTITGLMLMVGIIGTPAYMVSKRKRNNK
- a CDS encoding efflux RND transporter permease subunit, which codes for MSAKTIYKKIGELIEKSPKLIVLLAIVLMFVSLYGAGMIEHKSGTDTFVKKDSETYQNYDHLYKQNFGSEVIVVLVESDKVLDAEVLRAIDNFELIIQRDKDVENTMSVATLIKSASYSATGRSEIPGDVTIDALRSYLPEAYVEQLMPDEQHAIIMIQMPGNIDETNKKRLLAEVERTLRVVDFPAGTTATATGEPAFVIAMSEEMSSSLTSMLALAFILMIFALLMVFRHVRWCLLPIPVVVIGLIWTFGAMGFLSIPMTMASMAVFPILIGLGADYAIQFHNRVEEELAKGECVEEAIIDTIKHTGPAVGTAVAATSLGFIALFISPVPMIQDFGKMSLVGAILCYLVSMFVLVPLLYILDRRAVKKKCNGGDDPEKQKKEAGSSFGQFLSRTSLLTARHPAVVIALAAILAVAGLYFDEHVGVQTDTKDFVPQDMEALQDLNKLNRIMGGSDQINVIIRADDILDPDLIQWMVDFGELEEERHSHITGSSSIGSLIYSAYGSVPADRDTIVSITDGMSPIVTDRYIEGSNLGVLNLNLESELTSTQVASTIYKVENDLQWYAPPPGVTVTVTGSKVTSTSIIGALTSGRTAMGYLGMAIIFIGMLVIYRDWMKSLATILPIVMVTGWLGGVMYLLDMKYNPLTATLGALAIGIGAEFTILMLERYFEEREKGLEPFDAMETAASKVGPAILASGFTVIFGFSALIISSFPMIRDFGIVTVIAVAFSLFSTIVVLPPIMVNLDSWRSARKTSEKHLENNKVSI
- a CDS encoding FAD-dependent oxidoreductase; the encoded protein is MTPITYGLGRVPALEELQLEKANVALEMGNIALNEYFQSVSNPRVYAAGDCIRSGPLLIPAVSMQADIAAGNIIGRNRYTADYSMIPSALFTIPPLAGVGTSEKESSSGQKVLFHDMEQ
- a CDS encoding FAD-dependent oxidoreductase, with product MTDIYNAFIIGTGAAGTTFAYRRRDSGMKVGIADCRELGGTCALRGCVPKKVLTGVASIVDAHNIRPRKGAGP
- a CDS encoding CxxC-x17-CxxC domain-containing protein; the encoded protein is MGFNDRGGNSRGGNRGGSGGFRGGGSGGFRPSGPREMHKATCSDCKQETEVPFVPSGDRPVYCRECYQKHRPARY
- a CDS encoding aldolase, with protein sequence MWREISRIGKKLVDSGLVESHFGNISVRVGNRMVITRSGSALDEIGEDSVVEVRLDGTCALDIIASSETIVHRAIYKNTHALAIVHAHCPFAVVMSLLAHEDSVRPADSEGQYFLGNIPIVRGGIGSEELAANMSQALASHKAAILYSHGTFAIGRVLDEAYVLTTQVEHSCKIRYWYDLATKTQAPVTP
- a CDS encoding CDP-alcohol phosphatidyltransferase family protein, which translates into the protein MTSNALRPLALKYLEPMARAAADAGLSPNSVSILSLLFAAISGLLFYYSGRDPESGPLLVLAAGTLVALNSLLDAMDGVMARYMGVSSPKGDFLDHVIDRYADSFIICGIFFGGHVQWQIGVITIVGVLITSYLGTQAQALNLGRYYGGIIGRADRLILIMLATLVYALYPAPVHGLSILGWIILVIGVGSHITAFQRIFYIWKQLNAPVSDAGQKD
- a CDS encoding archease, yielding MDKRYEYLEHTADARFRAYGESLEEAFENAAYAMFNVMIDTSTVSAETSYEIELTSEDIEGLLFNWLSEILFVFEVESLAFAKFAVDRLEQDKDNFRLVARALGEEIDLSRHRFGTEVKAATYNDMRIERTPEGWMIQATVDT
- a CDS encoding RtcB family protein, which codes for MSEETEISVFDILIKIDDNTWEVPIGYKAGMHVPGRIFVSGHLLGILEKETIDQVANVAMLPGIQKYSMAMPDAHLGYGFSIGGVAAFDKENGIISPGGVGFDINCGVRLIRTNLLENDVRPKLSQLLDDLFEAIPTGVGSKSRLRVSDAELDDIFINGVQWAVDKGYGVKEDLDHCESGGKIPGADPSKVSAKARKRGRPQLGTLGSGNHFLEVQYVDEIYDEELASVFGLHKGQVTFMIHCGSRGAGHQICTDHLQVLTQASRKYNIALPDKQLACAPAQSPEAQDYFKAMLCAANYAWVNRHVIMHWTREVFEKTFAEEFGDLGMHLVYDVAHNIAKLEEHTVDGKKTEVYVHRKGATRAFSPGHPDLPDDYRVTGQPVIIPGSMGTASYVLCGTKESMEISFGSACHGAGRVMSRKSAKSELHGEQVREELSLKGIQVRASQPSLIAEEAPEVYKSSSEVVDVVHDLGIAKKVAKLLPMGVIKG
- a CDS encoding PUA domain-containing protein, whose protein sequence is MQTNDKNLARVRIMADFQFGKGCGDILFPDSVTFRLSKTKRVRQVFNSNDHIATVRASDGMFTLGIEGARSLHDFLPGPHKRVVVCEDAVPFVSQGKTTFAKHVTSIDPELRAGDEVIVVSGSDELLATGQLLLSPEEILVLDRGMAVDVRRGRDQA
- a CDS encoding polymer-forming cytoskeletal protein; its protein translation is MNPTEASQSPERESTEGEVFKTFVIPDRTRMEEHTIVVEGDVIIGNHSEIKYGIISNSAILGERVEVSGDLISRFDVRVDIWSHISGNIKTDTNAYIGEFVTIDGKLVVKGDLDVGNDVKINGGFEAKGWIVVRNPVPVIVYLYLYISELLRLGKDEEVEKALSELFDDEVGAVSINSMIIPNGSRISMDSIRVPSKALIGSGCRLVGNIRATSLEMANDTTLYGSIRTIQDIALGKNNIIHGNIVSRGNVYINEKTHVLGEINAQAIRIHESARVDGVMRASGGIVFEREEDKVLSEKELMQLNI